A DNA window from Vagococcus penaei contains the following coding sequences:
- a CDS encoding GntR family transcriptional regulator yields MSIPKYVQIKNTLLNQIKNGEFEPGDKFYSEAELIDIFKVSSITVIRALKELVNDGYLFSVQGKGRFVSKGKIGQKVRFTDINRFPDEEIETVVLSIREIDDERIRKKLNAEATKKIYCFERLRKSAGVPFFLQYSYLTSDFIHDEDLTNPDSFVSINDKIKHDFNIQLSTSTSVEFYAIQFPTPKKIAELLEIDEMAPTSFAKRTTYLDHERVIEYVESYKHWEHYESKIETI; encoded by the coding sequence ATGAGTATTCCAAAATATGTTCAAATAAAAAATACACTACTTAACCAGATTAAAAATGGAGAATTTGAACCTGGTGATAAATTTTATAGTGAAGCAGAATTAATTGATATCTTCAAAGTTAGCTCGATTACCGTCATTCGCGCGTTAAAGGAGTTAGTCAATGATGGTTATTTATTTAGTGTACAAGGAAAAGGACGCTTTGTGTCGAAAGGAAAAATCGGGCAGAAAGTTCGTTTTACTGATATTAATCGATTCCCAGATGAAGAAATAGAGACAGTCGTACTAAGTATTAGAGAAATTGATGATGAGCGTATCCGCAAAAAACTCAACGCTGAAGCGACTAAAAAAATCTATTGTTTTGAGCGACTAAGAAAAAGTGCGGGTGTTCCTTTTTTCTTACAATATTCTTATCTAACATCAGATTTTATTCATGACGAAGACCTAACTAATCCTGATTCTTTTGTTTCAATTAATGATAAAATCAAACATGACTTTAATATTCAATTAAGCACATCAACTTCAGTCGAATTTTATGCCATACAATTCCCCACCCCAAAAAAAATTGCTGAATTACTTGAGATTGACGAAATGGCACCTACTAGTTTTGCTAAACGAACGACCTATCTTGATCATGAACGTGTGATTGAATATGTAGAGAGCTATAAACATTGGGAACATTACGAAAGTAAAATTGAAACAATTTAA